The Planctomicrobium piriforme genome includes a window with the following:
- a CDS encoding type I polyketide synthase has protein sequence MATNGQPTKPTRQPAPFTPLAVVGMECRLPGAGNLREFEQLLFEGRSGIGPMPADRFDRSLYHDPRKGQPGMSYTQLGGCVTERKPDLSLLGMTADQAALIDPVHLNFCQVAIHAWLNAGFKKQDPQWRRTGVFVGHSGATKFGGCLNLASHIDEGLDFLNDVPAFQKLPSSVRQQAMSEVAARIRVGRPTRAAGKLPRYSGYTAASLPAEILGFLGPRHVCDAACASSLFAMQQAALAIQMGRLDAAIVGGATTNGVDNLILFSQSQACSDSGSRPFDQGANGLISSEGYAAVVIVPVATAQRLKLPILGVITGLGTASDGRGKSLWAPRAEGQQLAIRRAYAADAPLAIDYLEAHATSTQLGDATELHAVQSILSESQRSEALLIGSAKSNLGHTLETAGVAGLVKLLLSLKRRELPPSLSFESPNQNFDWSKKSIRVVDRRRAWSPVGKFRRAAVSAFGIGGLNAHLTVAESGATAEARVTTVAPAHDRIAIIGRGVVLPGAHQLSDFKKLLHSGKSMIGAAPAERWRHNVNIDPNTSRPFSTPTSNGGYIRNYVFDAQPYRIPPKQVKQSNPIQMMLLDAVTQAIGEADGGKWNFDRQRTGVVIGTVFGGDFGTELQLGLRIPEITRELTKSLQAKGVPAAQIAELAKEFRQRVLAARPALLDETGSFTASTLASRVAKTFDLMGGACAIDVDDASGLAGLNLAMDQLRSGNWDVAICGGAERCMDLTKFEQLSLTGKLVRSGRPEDVPEDCSRILPGEGVVILLLRRLSDAVAAGDRILGILDEFEISAVGTAKPTQDAALVRQIGYLTGAQGLVRLVKQTVQWEQVSLTAIDTAATIESHTEDGLKYFVHCSPPACLEKPAVATPTAPVLIPPPGPRTPSSTPAPAARKTVLNLGETAPVISHPEIVRNGRSTHTVAIGTALRAFRFGAASQAEFGSVLEAALADVPSAFGNGAAAFDARHACRLVVLADSAQTLATRLKAMLRQWQLGRRTGVFETERAILWQTRPHAVRTAWVFPGQGSQYAGQPSGMQADSAIETALQAIDAELVRQRLAPLTPQLTSPQASLSDIWWNQIWVLGLSLAFTNELRQRCGRPDVVLGHSFGEYSALVAAGAITIPQAIRMVKSRADAVTMTVREPGQLISVRGTPSAVDAALRDARLPAITTHYNAPQQTVIATAVDQVELVRKQLNAANLASVVVPVPVAYHTPRLAQAESLLAQSFANERFLPTSCAFLSTTSARYLAEPTELRASLVSQMTRPVLYVPAIERLLADDVAVLIEVGPNNVLSRLNHEIAGDRALCLSLDVPGREHDERLQLLDLVQEIIAPTPGVLREAVSTAIETTSITSTPAATNGRNHAAPQPAAEIEIVDLRRSAAKHRDTLPTPAPRQTAPPAAKPNPAPAHFEPVLAELSSAVSVEELRSFLMTVVVDLTGYSPEVIDFDADLEADLGVDSIKKAQVVGEMAEQYSLSVAPSGVKLGDLKTLGDIAALGAEILSSSPAAPAVTSAPAFVESIEIEVPEPVSAPVGFDLESIERFLIDLVVDQTGYSPDVVDLDADMEADLGIDSIKQAQLLGEVQQQFELQTVATERVSLSSFSTLRSILNFLAEQLPQSGVASFRVAVPEVEQNGSTIDALKKNAGERREERTPDLVAKSASGLRGSAAVDVVPDDWKALFGASSDMGSGWQSGLKRGQAHKANIRAALRLLNDTQTATLDVPELSSDLEEELAGLATGAEVTYSSVRAAYARLMPGPKQPAARKPATGPGPRPDANGRNGDSSHTRAVPKSITSQNLSGHVPPSPTESGRYLLRVVPAPRREGMPETPRITGPGLVIGNNAYAEAIVRKFEQSGYPCERLPAVKTLTELDARLAEIWAKSPTPHLFITTSHDADALTALDAVGWQQRRFAALETPYRVCQLWMQRTIDENRMDGGSVVLLTNLGGDFGFSGQTAVSPEGGLAGLIKAMLIECWMRGFRATPMKVIDIAPQTTPQQAVAGVWGEMAVPSYDMEVAFHGDERFAVQPIHRPLFAPGQLQPAPKNGHAQIRRGGVWVVTGGARGITSVVVRELAKRHGLKLHLVGTAPVPALTDAVREAAKENRLQLRREVMRQANLKNQNGMEAWRNVEKSIEIDATLQLMHSEGISAVYHSCDVSRLDDLQQTLQQIRKLDGKIDGVIHGAGIGQDARFDRKRPDKVDQCLRAKIDGCLNLMDATRGDRLDWFVSFGSISGRFGANGHTDYSLANDSLAKLTDRYRQERPEVRSVTFHWHAWGDIGMATKPETKLALEMINLEFMPAAEGLSHFLHELEHGGQEPEVLITDRAYFRKFFPVDRLQTGAAAQQRELATFPLLDSEQSGLPASGPVSLLLNPVKERFLNQHLVQGKPTLPFVVALELLSEAARRCAPGQDVLEVRNLTALQAIKFATEAPLELRVLGDRQPDGTIQCVLNADITRRDGRLVAKDRTYFEGMFLTGAARLTERVAKPNLAGLEWEPISYLPSEAPIYHGPDLQCLQQFAMSSETGYGLISASSTVQLGGGNRPTFGWSIHCVVMDACLYAAAVFAGRKSGKPSLPVSFEQVRLGRLADPGEACVIVIQQIAEEASGLVLAFQLIGLNGDLLLDVNGYRVGWLS, from the coding sequence ATGGCAACTAACGGTCAACCGACGAAACCCACACGACAGCCTGCTCCGTTCACACCGCTCGCGGTGGTCGGAATGGAATGCCGCTTGCCGGGTGCTGGCAACCTGCGGGAATTCGAACAACTCCTGTTTGAAGGTCGCAGCGGAATCGGCCCGATGCCGGCCGATCGCTTTGATCGCAGCTTGTATCACGATCCCCGTAAAGGCCAGCCCGGAATGTCTTACACGCAGCTTGGCGGCTGCGTCACTGAGAGAAAGCCAGACCTGTCGCTGCTGGGGATGACGGCCGATCAGGCCGCGCTCATCGACCCGGTGCATCTCAACTTCTGCCAGGTCGCTATTCATGCGTGGCTGAATGCAGGGTTCAAAAAGCAAGACCCGCAGTGGCGTCGCACAGGGGTGTTTGTCGGACACTCAGGCGCCACAAAATTCGGCGGGTGTTTGAACCTGGCCAGCCATATCGATGAAGGACTCGACTTCCTCAACGACGTGCCGGCCTTTCAAAAATTGCCGAGTTCAGTTCGTCAGCAGGCGATGTCGGAAGTCGCAGCCCGTATTCGAGTCGGCCGTCCGACTCGCGCGGCAGGCAAGCTCCCACGATACAGCGGTTACACAGCTGCGTCGCTGCCAGCTGAAATCCTGGGCTTCCTCGGCCCACGACATGTGTGCGATGCCGCGTGTGCGTCGTCGCTGTTTGCGATGCAGCAGGCCGCGCTGGCAATTCAGATGGGACGACTGGACGCGGCCATCGTCGGCGGCGCGACGACTAACGGCGTCGACAATCTGATTTTATTCTCGCAGTCGCAGGCTTGCAGTGATTCCGGTTCGCGGCCCTTCGACCAGGGGGCGAACGGGCTCATCAGCTCTGAAGGCTACGCGGCCGTCGTGATCGTCCCGGTCGCGACCGCACAACGTCTGAAGCTGCCTATACTGGGCGTGATCACCGGCCTCGGGACCGCGTCTGACGGTCGCGGGAAGTCCTTGTGGGCGCCGCGTGCGGAAGGCCAGCAACTGGCGATTCGCCGCGCCTACGCTGCCGACGCTCCGCTGGCGATTGATTACCTTGAAGCGCACGCCACGAGCACGCAACTGGGAGACGCGACTGAATTGCACGCCGTGCAATCGATTCTCAGTGAGTCCCAGCGAAGCGAGGCTTTACTGATCGGCAGTGCGAAGTCGAATCTCGGCCATACCTTGGAAACCGCAGGCGTCGCCGGACTTGTCAAGCTGCTGCTCTCGCTGAAACGTCGCGAACTTCCGCCGTCGTTGAGTTTCGAAAGTCCCAATCAGAATTTCGACTGGTCGAAAAAGTCGATCCGAGTGGTCGATCGCCGCAGGGCGTGGAGTCCTGTCGGCAAGTTTCGTCGCGCGGCGGTCAGCGCCTTTGGCATCGGCGGACTGAATGCCCATCTCACGGTCGCCGAATCCGGCGCGACGGCGGAAGCACGAGTCACAACAGTCGCTCCAGCGCACGACCGCATTGCCATCATTGGCCGCGGCGTGGTGCTGCCGGGCGCTCACCAGCTCTCCGATTTCAAGAAATTGCTGCACAGCGGCAAGTCGATGATCGGTGCTGCCCCGGCCGAACGCTGGCGGCACAACGTCAATATCGACCCCAACACGTCGCGGCCGTTTTCCACGCCGACCAGCAACGGCGGCTACATTCGTAACTATGTTTTCGATGCCCAGCCGTATCGCATTCCGCCCAAACAGGTGAAACAGTCCAACCCCATTCAGATGATGTTGTTGGATGCGGTGACGCAGGCGATTGGCGAAGCGGACGGCGGCAAATGGAACTTTGATCGACAGCGCACCGGCGTCGTCATCGGGACTGTCTTCGGCGGCGACTTTGGTACCGAGCTGCAACTCGGTCTGCGGATTCCTGAAATCACGCGGGAGCTGACGAAGTCACTCCAGGCGAAAGGGGTTCCCGCCGCCCAGATTGCCGAACTCGCCAAAGAATTCCGTCAACGCGTCCTGGCGGCCCGACCGGCACTGCTGGATGAAACCGGCAGCTTTACCGCCAGCACGCTCGCCTCGCGCGTGGCAAAGACCTTCGACCTCATGGGCGGCGCGTGTGCGATCGATGTCGACGACGCCTCAGGTCTTGCAGGTCTGAATCTGGCGATGGATCAACTTCGCTCGGGCAACTGGGATGTCGCGATTTGCGGCGGAGCCGAGCGGTGCATGGATCTGACGAAGTTCGAGCAACTGTCGCTGACCGGCAAACTGGTCCGCAGCGGCCGACCGGAAGACGTGCCAGAAGATTGCAGCCGCATCCTCCCCGGCGAAGGAGTGGTCATTCTGCTGCTGCGACGCCTGAGCGATGCCGTTGCGGCTGGTGATCGCATCCTCGGGATTCTCGATGAGTTCGAAATCTCCGCCGTCGGAACAGCTAAACCGACGCAGGATGCCGCACTGGTCCGTCAAATCGGCTACCTGACCGGTGCTCAAGGGCTCGTACGACTGGTCAAGCAAACGGTGCAGTGGGAACAGGTTTCTCTCACCGCCATTGACACTGCTGCTACCATCGAGAGCCACACCGAAGATGGCCTGAAATATTTTGTCCACTGTTCGCCGCCGGCGTGCCTTGAAAAGCCTGCGGTCGCGACTCCCACCGCGCCGGTCCTGATTCCCCCGCCTGGACCGCGCACACCATCGAGTACTCCAGCGCCTGCTGCGAGGAAAACTGTTTTGAACCTTGGCGAAACTGCACCTGTGATCTCTCATCCTGAAATTGTTCGCAACGGCCGCTCCACTCACACTGTCGCGATTGGAACTGCACTCCGCGCATTCCGCTTCGGGGCCGCCTCGCAAGCTGAGTTTGGCTCGGTCCTGGAAGCAGCCCTGGCAGATGTGCCGTCTGCGTTCGGCAATGGCGCTGCCGCGTTCGACGCCCGTCACGCCTGCCGACTGGTGGTGCTGGCCGATTCGGCGCAAACGCTCGCCACTCGCCTGAAAGCCATGCTGCGGCAGTGGCAACTCGGTCGTCGCACCGGCGTCTTCGAAACGGAACGGGCGATTCTGTGGCAGACGCGCCCACACGCTGTTCGCACCGCCTGGGTCTTCCCAGGTCAGGGATCGCAATACGCCGGACAGCCGTCTGGAATGCAGGCCGATTCCGCGATTGAAACCGCGTTACAGGCCATCGATGCTGAACTCGTGCGGCAGCGGCTCGCCCCGTTGACGCCGCAGCTCACATCACCACAGGCATCGCTTTCAGACATCTGGTGGAATCAGATCTGGGTTCTTGGCCTGAGCCTGGCCTTCACGAACGAACTGCGACAACGCTGCGGCCGGCCCGATGTGGTGCTGGGACACAGCTTTGGCGAATACTCCGCACTGGTTGCCGCAGGGGCGATCACGATTCCGCAGGCGATTCGTATGGTGAAGTCACGGGCGGATGCCGTGACGATGACTGTCCGCGAACCTGGTCAGTTGATCTCCGTCCGTGGAACGCCGAGTGCTGTTGACGCGGCCCTGCGCGATGCCCGACTCCCGGCCATCACCACGCATTACAACGCCCCGCAGCAAACGGTCATTGCGACCGCTGTCGATCAGGTGGAACTGGTTCGCAAGCAGCTCAATGCCGCGAATCTGGCTTCGGTCGTGGTCCCGGTGCCGGTGGCTTATCACACGCCGCGACTGGCTCAGGCGGAGTCGTTGCTGGCTCAGTCGTTTGCCAACGAACGGTTCCTGCCGACGAGTTGTGCGTTCCTGTCGACGACGAGCGCACGGTATCTGGCCGAACCGACCGAATTGCGTGCGAGCCTGGTGAGTCAGATGACTCGTCCGGTGCTGTATGTCCCCGCCATCGAACGCCTGCTGGCCGACGACGTGGCCGTGCTGATTGAAGTGGGTCCGAATAACGTCCTGAGCCGGTTGAATCATGAAATCGCCGGCGACCGGGCATTGTGCCTGAGCCTCGATGTGCCAGGCAGGGAGCATGACGAGCGACTGCAGTTGCTCGATCTGGTTCAGGAAATCATCGCCCCGACGCCGGGTGTTCTCCGCGAAGCGGTCTCGACCGCAATCGAAACGACTTCAATCACATCGACTCCGGCTGCAACCAACGGCCGTAATCACGCCGCACCACAACCGGCCGCGGAGATCGAGATTGTCGACCTCCGACGTTCCGCGGCGAAGCACCGCGACACGTTGCCGACGCCCGCCCCTCGACAGACTGCTCCGCCGGCGGCGAAACCGAATCCAGCGCCTGCACACTTTGAACCAGTCTTGGCCGAACTGTCCTCGGCAGTTTCCGTCGAGGAACTCCGCAGCTTCCTGATGACCGTCGTCGTCGACCTCACCGGGTACTCGCCAGAAGTCATCGACTTTGATGCCGACCTGGAAGCCGACCTCGGCGTCGACAGCATCAAGAAGGCACAAGTCGTCGGCGAAATGGCCGAGCAATACAGCCTCAGTGTGGCTCCGTCTGGCGTGAAGCTCGGCGATTTGAAAACGCTTGGCGACATCGCCGCCCTCGGGGCCGAGATTTTGTCATCCTCACCGGCCGCGCCGGCCGTGACTTCGGCTCCGGCGTTCGTTGAATCGATTGAAATCGAAGTCCCTGAGCCCGTCTCAGCACCTGTCGGGTTCGACCTTGAATCCATCGAGCGCTTCCTGATCGATCTCGTGGTCGACCAGACCGGGTATTCGCCGGACGTGGTTGATCTCGACGCCGACATGGAAGCGGATCTCGGCATCGACAGCATCAAGCAGGCTCAGTTACTAGGCGAAGTGCAGCAGCAGTTCGAACTGCAGACCGTCGCGACAGAACGGGTGTCGCTATCGAGCTTTTCCACTCTCCGTTCGATCCTGAACTTCCTCGCTGAACAACTGCCGCAGAGCGGCGTCGCCTCTTTTCGTGTGGCCGTGCCTGAAGTGGAACAAAACGGCTCGACCATCGACGCGTTAAAAAAAAACGCTGGTGAACGGCGAGAAGAACGGACTCCGGATCTAGTTGCAAAATCCGCATCAGGACTCCGCGGTAGTGCGGCGGTTGACGTTGTACCCGACGATTGGAAAGCCCTCTTCGGAGCAAGTTCCGATATGGGATCTGGCTGGCAGTCGGGTCTCAAACGCGGTCAGGCACACAAAGCAAACATTCGCGCGGCGCTGCGTTTGTTGAACGATACACAGACGGCCACGCTCGACGTGCCTGAACTCTCTTCAGACCTCGAAGAAGAACTGGCCGGTCTGGCGACGGGTGCTGAAGTCACATACAGCTCCGTGCGGGCTGCCTATGCCCGTTTGATGCCGGGCCCGAAACAGCCTGCGGCTCGCAAACCGGCAACAGGGCCTGGACCCCGACCGGATGCGAACGGTCGAAACGGCGACTCGTCGCACACACGCGCTGTCCCGAAATCGATCACATCACAAAATCTCTCGGGCCATGTCCCCCCGTCGCCAACGGAATCGGGGCGCTATCTGTTACGCGTCGTGCCAGCGCCGCGTCGTGAAGGCATGCCTGAGACGCCCCGCATCACCGGGCCGGGACTGGTCATCGGCAACAATGCCTACGCCGAGGCGATTGTGCGGAAGTTCGAACAGTCGGGCTATCCGTGTGAACGACTCCCGGCTGTCAAAACGCTCACGGAACTCGACGCGCGTCTCGCGGAGATCTGGGCCAAGTCGCCGACGCCGCACCTGTTCATCACCACTTCGCATGATGCTGATGCCCTGACCGCGCTCGATGCGGTCGGCTGGCAGCAGCGGCGGTTTGCGGCTCTCGAAACTCCTTACCGCGTCTGTCAGCTCTGGATGCAGAGGACGATTGACGAGAACCGCATGGATGGCGGCAGTGTCGTGCTGCTGACCAATCTGGGAGGCGATTTCGGATTCAGCGGGCAGACTGCGGTCAGTCCGGAAGGGGGCCTGGCGGGTCTCATCAAAGCGATGCTGATTGAGTGCTGGATGCGGGGTTTCCGAGCCACGCCGATGAAGGTGATCGACATCGCGCCGCAGACGACGCCGCAACAGGCGGTCGCCGGCGTGTGGGGTGAAATGGCCGTCCCCAGCTACGATATGGAAGTGGCCTTCCACGGCGACGAACGTTTCGCGGTCCAGCCAATTCATCGTCCCTTGTTCGCGCCGGGTCAGTTGCAACCGGCGCCGAAGAATGGGCACGCCCAGATCCGCCGTGGCGGGGTGTGGGTGGTCACCGGTGGCGCACGGGGCATTACTTCGGTCGTCGTCCGGGAGCTGGCAAAACGGCACGGCCTCAAGTTGCATCTGGTCGGCACCGCACCGGTCCCGGCTCTCACTGACGCCGTTCGCGAGGCCGCGAAAGAGAACCGTCTGCAACTCCGCCGCGAAGTGATGCGTCAGGCGAACCTCAAGAACCAGAATGGGATGGAAGCCTGGCGGAACGTCGAGAAGAGCATCGAAATCGACGCCACTCTGCAGTTAATGCACTCGGAAGGCATTTCTGCGGTCTATCACAGCTGCGATGTCTCGCGGCTGGATGACCTGCAACAGACGCTCCAGCAGATTCGCAAACTCGACGGGAAGATCGACGGAGTCATTCACGGCGCCGGCATCGGCCAGGACGCCCGCTTCGACCGCAAACGGCCTGACAAAGTCGATCAGTGTCTCCGGGCGAAGATCGATGGATGTCTCAACCTGATGGACGCCACCCGAGGGGATCGGCTCGACTGGTTCGTCTCGTTCGGTTCGATCTCCGGCCGCTTCGGCGCCAACGGCCACACCGACTACTCGCTCGCCAACGACTCGCTGGCAAAGTTGACCGATCGTTATCGCCAAGAACGCCCCGAGGTCCGCAGCGTCACGTTCCACTGGCATGCCTGGGGCGACATCGGCATGGCGACCAAGCCGGAAACCAAGCTCGCATTGGAAATGATCAATCTCGAATTCATGCCGGCAGCCGAAGGGCTGTCCCACTTCCTGCACGAACTCGAACATGGCGGCCAGGAGCCTGAGGTGCTGATTACCGATCGCGCTTACTTCCGCAAGTTCTTCCCGGTGGATCGACTTCAAACAGGCGCTGCCGCACAACAGCGGGAGCTCGCGACGTTCCCGTTACTCGATTCAGAACAGTCAGGTCTGCCGGCCAGCGGTCCCGTGAGCCTGCTCCTGAATCCGGTCAAAGAACGTTTTCTGAATCAGCACCTGGTGCAAGGGAAGCCGACGCTGCCGTTCGTGGTCGCGCTCGAACTTTTGAGCGAAGCCGCCAGGCGCTGTGCCCCCGGGCAGGATGTCCTCGAAGTCCGCAACTTAACCGCCTTACAGGCGATCAAATTCGCCACGGAAGCCCCGCTCGAACTGCGCGTCCTCGGCGACCGACAGCCGGATGGAACGATTCAATGCGTCCTGAATGCCGACATCACCCGACGCGATGGAAGACTGGTGGCCAAGGACAGAACGTACTTCGAGGGAATGTTCCTGACGGGTGCAGCACGGCTCACGGAGCGCGTGGCCAAGCCCAACCTGGCAGGTCTCGAATGGGAACCGATTTCGTATCTCCCGTCTGAGGCTCCGATTTACCACGGTCCCGATCTGCAGTGCCTGCAGCAGTTCGCCATGTCCAGCGAGACGGGCTACGGACTGATTTCGGCGTCTTCGACGGTGCAACTCGGGGGCGGCAATCGGCCGACGTTTGGCTGGTCGATCCACTGTGTGGTGATGGATGCCTGTCTGTACGCCGCTGCTGTGTTTGCGGGACGAAAATCAGGTAAGCCGAGTCTCCCGGTCAGTTTCGAACAGGTACGACTGGGCCGTCTCGCCGACCCCGGCGAAGCCTGCGTGATTGTCATCCAACAGATTGCCGAAGAAGCTTCGGGACTGGTCCTGGCCTTCCAACTCATCGGCCTGAACGGCGATTTGCTGCTGGATGTGAACGGATACCGCGTGGGCTGGTTGAGTTAG
- a CDS encoding aromatic ring-hydroxylating oxygenase subunit alpha: protein MYQTPVALEPPLPPQAYCDAEFAERERQQVFLPAWHLVTTHSAVAKHGEFVALEVLGVPVVVRNFDGELVALRNVCAHRQSIIARKPSGCSPTLKCPYHGWEYGSDGKTRKLPGATNFPKFKHDEYCLDKFLVEQCGDLVFIRLSETGPSLREWFGERFDLFAGWFSTGKYAQSMSCRFDMAANWKIPVEGSLESYHIPCVHPQTFHEDPGEKPSTHFFYPTGTAFQTIFLAPRWIDSRLRDVERIVLGILGIRYTGDYDHHHVFPHLLISHTDSLSVAQVVIPVDATHCYTLAMQYGIEPVKPNFFSTRVARRWGKFTAWLTRTILAEDRDIFPAVQAGVQGARKPGILGRCEERLHALQKYVHDRVHGIVVTQVVEPTTLPSDSPLQAPCLSEVAHD from the coding sequence ATGTATCAGACTCCCGTCGCCCTGGAACCGCCCTTGCCGCCGCAGGCTTACTGCGATGCGGAGTTTGCCGAACGGGAACGGCAACAGGTGTTTCTCCCCGCCTGGCACCTGGTGACCACGCATTCCGCCGTAGCCAAACATGGCGAATTCGTGGCGCTCGAAGTGCTCGGCGTGCCGGTGGTCGTGCGGAACTTTGATGGTGAACTCGTCGCGCTGCGGAACGTGTGCGCTCATCGGCAATCGATTATCGCCAGAAAACCGAGCGGCTGCAGCCCGACGCTGAAGTGCCCGTACCACGGCTGGGAATATGGTTCCGACGGTAAAACGCGGAAGCTGCCGGGGGCGACGAACTTTCCCAAGTTCAAACACGACGAGTACTGCCTGGACAAGTTTCTGGTCGAGCAGTGCGGCGATCTGGTGTTTATCAGACTCAGCGAAACGGGACCTAGTTTGCGGGAATGGTTCGGCGAACGCTTCGATCTGTTTGCCGGCTGGTTTTCGACAGGTAAGTACGCCCAGTCGATGAGTTGCCGGTTCGATATGGCGGCGAACTGGAAGATCCCGGTCGAAGGCTCGCTGGAGAGTTATCACATTCCCTGCGTGCACCCGCAGACGTTCCACGAAGACCCGGGCGAAAAACCGAGTACGCACTTTTTCTATCCGACCGGAACGGCGTTCCAAACGATCTTCCTCGCTCCGCGCTGGATCGACTCGCGCCTGCGAGACGTCGAGCGAATCGTGCTGGGGATTCTCGGCATTCGTTACACCGGAGACTACGACCATCACCATGTCTTCCCCCATCTGCTGATCTCGCATACCGATTCGCTGAGCGTGGCCCAGGTGGTGATTCCGGTCGATGCCACGCATTGCTACACGCTGGCAATGCAGTACGGCATCGAGCCGGTGAAGCCGAATTTCTTCTCAACTCGGGTCGCCCGCCGCTGGGGAAAATTCACCGCCTGGCTGACGCGGACCATTCTCGCCGAAGATCGCGACATTTTTCCCGCGGTGCAGGCCGGCGTGCAGGGAGCCCGCAAGCCCGGCATTCTCGGCCGCTGCGAAGAACGCCTGCATGCCTTGCAGAAGTATGTCCATGACCGCGTGCATGGAATTGTTGTGACACAAGTGGTTGAGCCAACCACATTGCCATCGGACAGTCCACTTCAAGCCCCTTGCCTGAGCGAGGTGGCCCATGATTGA
- a CDS encoding SDR family oxidoreductase, with protein sequence MSTTVRMGPERYTLLTGSTGLLGQFLLADLLRCRIPVAVLVRGDRTQTAAQRLERQIDRFEKQSSRRLTRPVLLQGDLTQSGLGLNPADRQWLAHHCGTVIHSAASLSFKPAAQHPDNEPFRTNVDGTRELLNLCVDSGIREFHDISSSYVCGLRSGRILETDGQHGQKFANDYEQSKLAAEKLVHDAGFDSVTVYRPSIVIDPTPGSLQLGDRTIYYAFSVFQLVTQRFGFLDPDMIFQSLGLSGQERKNIVPAGWVARTIVEIFRRPELHRSTYHLTNPEGTRVTKLMTAFSDVLQPKRTEADYKPTPSAGWGELSSIIEQFVDTFTPYFRDDPTFDQSNLLRALEVCGVPNCPKTDSETLNTLAKQQVSARQPAAKTSTVEKAVPWRQYVDAVVARDDDASEATQESTARFHLTLTGAGGGEWTLTSDEDRAATSVIARGHVGAAALHLYLTSTCWEQLLSGSLDLDEALQSGQLLVELQADQEPSHEIGQLLNTLRDQMTSAGIEFIDRQEVAAYGN encoded by the coding sequence TTGAGTACCACTGTGCGCATGGGCCCCGAACGCTACACACTCCTGACGGGTTCAACCGGACTGCTGGGGCAGTTTCTTCTCGCTGACCTCCTGCGGTGCCGAATCCCCGTTGCAGTGCTGGTCCGCGGCGACCGGACGCAGACCGCGGCTCAACGCCTCGAACGCCAAATCGACCGGTTTGAGAAGCAGTCGTCGCGTCGCCTGACTCGCCCGGTGCTGCTGCAGGGAGACCTGACGCAATCTGGCCTCGGCCTGAACCCGGCTGATCGCCAATGGCTGGCCCATCATTGCGGGACCGTGATCCACTCCGCGGCCAGTCTGTCCTTCAAACCGGCCGCTCAGCATCCGGACAACGAGCCGTTTCGCACCAATGTTGACGGCACGCGAGAGCTGCTGAACTTGTGCGTCGACTCGGGCATTCGCGAGTTTCACGACATCTCATCGTCGTACGTCTGCGGGCTGCGCTCCGGACGCATTCTTGAAACCGACGGGCAGCACGGTCAGAAGTTCGCGAACGATTACGAGCAGAGCAAACTCGCCGCAGAAAAACTGGTGCACGACGCAGGATTTGATTCCGTCACAGTGTATCGCCCTTCAATTGTGATCGATCCAACGCCTGGCTCACTGCAGTTGGGCGACCGGACGATTTACTACGCTTTCAGCGTCTTTCAACTGGTGACGCAGCGGTTCGGCTTCCTCGATCCGGACATGATCTTTCAGTCGCTCGGGTTGAGCGGTCAGGAACGCAAAAACATCGTTCCCGCTGGTTGGGTCGCGCGGACCATCGTCGAGATCTTCCGTCGCCCGGAGCTTCATCGCAGCACCTATCACCTCACGAACCCCGAGGGGACTCGGGTGACGAAGCTCATGACCGCCTTCAGCGATGTGCTGCAGCCGAAACGAACCGAAGCCGACTACAAGCCGACGCCGTCAGCCGGCTGGGGGGAACTGTCTAGCATCATCGAACAATTCGTCGACACATTCACGCCCTATTTTCGGGATGACCCGACGTTCGATCAGTCGAATCTGCTCCGTGCGTTGGAAGTCTGCGGCGTTCCAAACTGCCCCAAAACCGACAGCGAGACGCTCAACACTCTGGCTAAACAACAGGTCTCGGCTCGGCAGCCGGCGGCAAAGACCAGCACTGTCGAGAAGGCTGTCCCCTGGCGGCAATATGTCGATGCTGTCGTTGCCAGAGATGACGACGCTTCAGAAGCGACACAAGAAAGCACGGCCCGCTTCCATTTGACGCTCACAGGCGCAGGCGGGGGGGAGTGGACGCTGACTTCTGATGAAGACCGGGCTGCGACGTCGGTCATTGCCCGCGGACACGTCGGGGCTGCAGCGCTGCATTTGTACCTGACTTCGACATGCTGGGAACAACTGTTGAGCGGATCGCTCGATCTTGATGAGGCTTTGCAGTCAGGCCAGTTGCTGGTCGAACTTCAGGCAGATCAAGAGCCGTCGCACGAAATCGGACAGTTGCTGAATACGCTTCGCGACCAGATGACTTCCGCTGGCATTGAATTCATTGACCGTCAGGAGGTCGCCGCTTATGGCAACTAA